The genomic stretch GATCCGGCCCGCGTGTTCAAGACACTTGTGGCCGATGTCGGGGGAACCCTGGCCGTGGCGATCGTCCCGGTCAGCGGCACCCTTGACTTGAAGGCGCTGGCGCACGCGCTGGGCCAGAAAAAGGCCGCCATGGCCGACCCTGCCCTGGCCCAGCGCCGCACCGGCTACGTCCTGGGCGGCATCTCCCCCATCGGCCAGCGCCAGCACTCCCCCACCGTGCTGGACCATTCAGCCCTGGCCCACGAGACCATCTTCGTCTCTGGCGGACGCAGGGGATTCGACATTGAGCTCTCCCCCGCAGACCTCATCGCCGTCACGAAGGCGTCAACCGCCCCCATCGGCCACCAGGCCTGACGCGCCCCCGCCTCCGGCGCCGGCCAGTACCGCCCAGCACCACCCGGCACCGGCGCCGGCCAATCCCGCCGCCTTCCAACCCGGGCGTCCAATCCCGGCATCCAATCCTGACGCCATCGCACCATTAGCTGGTTTTTCCCCGACCCCGTCGCACCAATGGCTTGTTGCTTGACGAATGCTGTCGCACCTTCCGGCACACCGGGTCCGCAGTGTTGACCAGCTGGCCGGCCACTCGCATCCCCCATTTTCCGGCAGCTTTCAGGGCCGCTAAGTCAAGGGTTGTCCGGTTCGCTGCAGTTCAGTTGGGAGGGGAACACGTCGTTGATTCTGACCATGATGGGCGGACGGGCGCGCTCCCTGCATCGGATGTGGCGTGCCTGCTCCCCGGTTTCTCGAATCGGGTCCTGTCAGAGGAAGGCAATGGTTCCGGCAGTTCCGTCCACTGCGATTTGGGCGCCGTTGCCGATGAGGGAAGTCGCATGGGCAACTCCGAGCACGGCGGGAATCCCGTATTCGCGGGCAACGATCGCAGCGTGTGAGAGCGCCCCGCCGGTCTCTGTGACAACCCCCGCGGCCACGGTGAACAGCGGCGTCCAGGCCGGGTCGGTGTAGGGGCAGACCAGGATGTCGCCACGGCGGACAGTTGCAAATGCGGAGGGGCCGCGCACAATCCGTGCGGTCGCGGCGGCTGTTCCATGGGAACCGGGTGTGCCCGTCAGCACCCCGGCAGGACCGGACGGTCCAGGTACCCTCCTGGCAGGAAGTTCCGCCGTAATGGGGCGTGCCTGCAAGATCCACAACTTGCCGTCCGCGACAGCCCATTCCACGTCCTGCGGCCCGCCAAGGGTCCCCGCTATCTGCCCACCCAGGCCAGCCAGCGCCGCGACCACCCCGTCATCCAAGGTGCGTGCTGTTTGCTGCTGTGCAGCGACGGCGCTGCCAACAACACCGCTGAGCCCGTGGGCCAGGTCGATTCGGGCCAGTTTGCTTCCCACCAAGCAGTCAATGGTTCCGTCTGCCGCTGCCTCGTAGGCGTCCGGGGTGACGATTCCGCCCACCACTGACAGCCCCAGTCCCCAGGACGCCTCGATCCTGGTGGGTTCGCCCGGCCGCTGCGGCGTGAACATGACGCCGGAGACCTCCGCCTCAACCACTCGCTGGACCAGCACCGCCATGCCCGCGGCACCATGCGGGTTGCCGGAACTCGTTCGACGGCGGTAGTCACCAACGCGTGCGGCGCCGGCTGACATCCTGCAGGAGGCTATGGCGTGGCATACCTCGGCGGTTCCACGAACACCGATTACGGTTTCGTACTGGCCGGCCGCCGAGGCGGCAACGCCGTCCTCATCCGACGCTGACGACCGGACTGCCACGACGGGGTCACCCAGCCGTGCCAGTGCACCGGCGACCGCTACCTGCAAGGAGGCACCGCCGTCGGACGTGGCCAACGGAGCTGGGTTGGGCACCACGAACCCGTCAGGCACTGGAAATCCCCCTCGAAGCAGCACCGCCAGTGCACCCGCCTTGCCCCCTGAGGTGGCCGGGTCGGCATCGCAAAGCCTCGACAGCACCACAAAACCTTTCAATGAAATGTTGACAACATTATGTTGATGCTAGCAGGATGGGCGGCATGGAAAGCACGCAGGGGCCCGACCCGACCGGCAATATCGACCACACGCAGGCCCGCCGTGAGCGCGAAGCCCGCGACCGGATTCTCGACCGGGGGGCAAAGGACCTGGCGCCTCGCCCGTGGCGGCCGGCGCCGGTTCCACCCTCAGCGCTCGACTTGACGCAATTTGCCCTGTGGCGTTCATCCGAGCCCGACCCCGGTGAACTGCTCGATGCGCTGTCACTGCTGCCGGCAGCGAGGGCGGAAGTCGACGGCGTTGAGGCCGGGCTGCTCTTCGCGGCCCGCAATGAGGGGCTGACCTGGGCGCAAATCGCCGAGGCGATGGGCTTTCGCTCCCCGCAGGCGTGCCAACAGTACGTGAACCGGCTCAGTGCCAGGCAGGCCAAGTGACCACGGCACACCCTTCCACACAGGAATTGTTGGTGCTGCACGCCGTATGCCTTCTGGGATTCGCGGACAGCAGGGCCGTTGCCGAACGTGCCGGGACCAGCCATGGCACGGCCGTGCAGGTGCTGGGGCGCGCGGAACGTGCCGGGTGGATTCAGCACTTCACCTTCGCCGACCTGGCCGGCTGGTCACTGACAGACCCAGGCAAGTCCGAGAACGAACGCCAACTGGCAGCAGAACGCGGGACCGTCGACCGGGAAAACACGATTCCAGCGATCTACGGCGGATTTCTCCCGCTCAATGCCCGCCTGCTGCGTGCCGTCACCGACTGGCAGATCAAACCAACGGGCGCGGACCGGTTCGGCACCAACAACCACGACGACCCGGAATGGGACCGTGGCATCCTTGACGAACTGTCTGCACTAGGCAGTGAACTGGCACCACTGGCCGGGCGCCTGTCCGCCTTGCTGATGCGCTTCGACGGCTACGTGGCCCGTTACGAATCTGCTCTGGAAAAGGGAAGGAACGGTCAGCACAACTGGATCGACACGACCACTGTGGATTCCTGCCACCGGGTGTGGTTCCAACTCCACGAAGACCTCATCGCCACGCTGGGCATCAGCCGCCACGAGGAAGCCTAGAGTTCCTGGCCCGGGACTGCCGGCTGCCGTCGCCGTCCCGGCCGTCATGGCTGCGACAGGGCTCATTAAAATCCAGCCAATGGTGCGACAGGGACTGGGGAAAAGCAACCAATGCTGCGATGGCGTCGAGAGGCGGAGGCGGCAGGCAGTTCTGCGTCAGTGGCGGGGCAGGCCGTGCCGCCCCAGCCGGGGGCGCAGCCATGCTTCCACCTCTTCTTCCCAGCGCTCGGAATCCACGTTCCACTCCTTGGTATGCCGGGCCTTGCTGAACGGTTCGAAGGTAACCATTTCCGGGTTGCGGCGCGCCAGTTCAGCGGTGGGCTCGTACGGAACAAAGTCATCGTCGATGCTGTGCAGGATCAGGGTGGGGGTGCGCAGTTCAATCGCGCGGCTGACCCAATCCATGGCCTTGAAGTCCACGGGCGCGGCCAGCCCCGTGATGCGCCGCCCCATCGGATGGCTGAGCATCAGCTCCCCGTACTTGCCCACATAGTTGGGGATCCGGTTGAGCTGCGCCTGGTGCGCCAGGACATCAACCCAGTTGATGACCGGCGCGTCCAGCACCAGCGCCAGCACGTGCTTCCTGTTGCGGGCGAGGTCGGCAACCTGCAGGCTGATCGCCCCGCCCATGGAGTAGCCAAACAGCACCACGTCCTTCGCACCGTGGGCGATGGCGTAGTCGATCGCCACCTCGATGTCGGCCCACTCGGTGACCCCCAGCCCATACCTGCCGTCGGGCGCTGCGGGGGCATCGCCGTCGTTCCTGTAAGAGACCAGCAGCGCGTTCATGCCGAGCCGGTGGGCGGTGGGGACAGCCCGCAGGCCCTCGTTGCGGCGGGCGCCGCGGCCGTGGACCATGATGGCCCAGGTGGATCCGGCGTTCAGCGCCGGCAGGAACCAGCTGGGGCCGGGGCCGCCGGGCAGCGCCAGCTCCACTTCGGAAAATTCCAGGCCCATCTGTGCAGGGTCGGCGTAGGGGTTGCCCGACCACCAGCCGGAGGTGGCCTGGCGCAGGTCCCCGCCGTGGACGGAGATTACC from Arthrobacter stackebrandtii encodes the following:
- a CDS encoding DNA-binding protein, with translation MESTQGPDPTGNIDHTQARREREARDRILDRGAKDLAPRPWRPAPVPPSALDLTQFALWRSSEPDPGELLDALSLLPAARAEVDGVEAGLLFAARNEGLTWAQIAEAMGFRSPQACQQYVNRLSARQAK
- a CDS encoding PEP/pyruvate-binding domain-containing protein, encoding MPDGFVVPNPAPLATSDGGASLQVAVAGALARLGDPVVAVRSSASDEDGVAASAAGQYETVIGVRGTAEVCHAIASCRMSAGAARVGDYRRRTSSGNPHGAAGMAVLVQRVVEAEVSGVMFTPQRPGEPTRIEASWGLGLSVVGGIVTPDAYEAAADGTIDCLVGSKLARIDLAHGLSGVVGSAVAAQQQTARTLDDGVVAALAGLGGQIAGTLGGPQDVEWAVADGKLWILQARPITAELPARRVPGPSGPAGVLTGTPGSHGTAAATARIVRGPSAFATVRRGDILVCPYTDPAWTPLFTVAAGVVTETGGALSHAAIVAREYGIPAVLGVAHATSLIGNGAQIAVDGTAGTIAFL
- the ybaK gene encoding Cys-tRNA(Pro) deacylase, producing MARKSAAGAGTPATVELTKAGIAFTGHAYEHDPAATSYGMEAATVLGLDPARVFKTLVADVGGTLAVAIVPVSGTLDLKALAHALGQKKAAMADPALAQRRTGYVLGGISPIGQRQHSPTVLDHSALAHETIFVSGGRRGFDIELSPADLIAVTKASTAPIGHQA
- a CDS encoding transcriptional regulator, with translation MTTAHPSTQELLVLHAVCLLGFADSRAVAERAGTSHGTAVQVLGRAERAGWIQHFTFADLAGWSLTDPGKSENERQLAAERGTVDRENTIPAIYGGFLPLNARLLRAVTDWQIKPTGADRFGTNNHDDPEWDRGILDELSALGSELAPLAGRLSALLMRFDGYVARYESALEKGRNGQHNWIDTTTVDSCHRVWFQLHEDLIATLGISRHEEA
- a CDS encoding alpha/beta hydrolase family protein — encoded protein: MASTDQQSRSWLKWGALGAAAAGGGAAVVLTATSGLAAFFARRVVTPEKHRADDVAILAVIPDGPSLHVVLEATADTVIDGRYGLYFNDSTANAVIGRITSYVPREGSVTREVISVHGGDLRQATSGWWSGNPYADPAQMGLEFSEVELALPGGPGPSWFLPALNAGSTWAIMVHGRGARRNEGLRAVPTAHRLGMNALLVSYRNDGDAPAAPDGRYGLGVTEWADIEVAIDYAIAHGAKDVVLFGYSMGGAISLQVADLARNRKHVLALVLDAPVINWVDVLAHQAQLNRIPNYVGKYGELMLSHPMGRRITGLAAPVDFKAMDWVSRAIELRTPTLILHSIDDDFVPYEPTAELARRNPEMVTFEPFSKARHTKEWNVDSERWEEEVEAWLRPRLGRHGLPRH